The bacterium sequence TACTCAAGCGGATCCTGGATAAACTGAAAACCGGGAATACCGACAGCGTCAAATGAAAGATGGTCGGTTCCGCTGGTATTTCGAATCGTGATTGTTTCCGCTTTCAAATCGGCAAACGGTTCAAACCATTCTTTGAAGATCGGCCGGGTCATGTCATTCCCCTGCAAATAAATCCCGCGTATGCGTCCGGTTCCATTATCGAGATTAAAATAACCGGAAATTTTTGCGTGTTCCGGATGCAGTTTCATCGTAACCGGATCTGCAAAATGTTTTGCCACATAACCGCGAGAACCATACAGAGCTTGTTCTTCTCCACCCCATAGACCCATCCTGACGGTGCGGTCCATTTTCAAGTTGAGCGTTTTGAGAACGCGCATGGCCTCCAGCACAACTGCGCAGCCGGCGGCATTATCCGTTGCTCCGGTTCCGGAATGCCAGGAATCCAGATGCGCTCCCAGAATCACAACCTCTTGCTTTTTACTGCCACCGGGGATTTCCGCAATCACGTTCCAACCTTCGACCTCTTCCGGTGGAAAATCGACGTTCATTTCCATCTCCACCACAACCGGAATGTTCTTCTCAACCAGTCGAACGATGCGTCCATATTGTTCGCGTTGAACGGCAATGGAAGCGATCGAAGCAGGACTCGTTGCTTTGTGAGAGCCCGCTTCGATTGCGTAAAAAGTCCCACCGATTCCTCGTGAGCTCATCGTAAAATTTGCGACAGCGCCCTCTTCGCGCAGGAATATGATTAGAGTGTCCAGGGCCTTCTGTTGCTGTTCCCAAAAATCCGCTTCGATTTCCAGCGGCAGGCTGTCCATAAAGCGGTCCCGCTCTTTTGGATCCTCCGGGAGACTGGTTATTGGCCATTGAATCGCATCAAAAGGATACGGCTGCTCGTGCTCACTCACTGAAGAAAGATCCTCTTCATCATATCTCTCGCTGGGAGAAGCGGTGGGTTGGTCATGAGATCTGCGCGGGTCAGTCAGAACGATCTTTCCACGGAATTTGCCTTTGTTTTTCTGCGCATATTGTTTTACCCGCTCAATGACTTTCGATGGATCCCTCCGCATATCATCTTCCCATGGAAAAAATACGGGCGCATAAACCACTTCGGCCTTGATTCTTCCGGCCGTTCCTTCTGACCATGCATGTGGAAAACCGGAAATCGGTGTGTAAAACGGTTGTACGATATGAGCTTCAAACTTTTTCAACGACCAGCCTCGTCCGAATTTTCCCCAGGATTCTAAACCGGCACTGGTAATACCCCATTCCTTCAGCTTTCCTACAGCCCAATCTGCCGCCGATTTGTATTCCGGAGAACCACTCAATCGCGGACCATTTAAGTCCGTCAAAGAAAACATGTGGTCCATCACCTTTCCGTTTTGAAAAGATTCCTTCTTGATTTGATGCACTACGGATAAATCCACTTCTTCAGCCGATTGAGCAAACACGGCCAGTCCCAACATCAGACAGCAAATCGCTTTCTTCATTACCTTCTCCAAAATGATTTCACTGCAAACGCAACGTGGTATTGTTTCTCCCCCTTATCAAGGGAGAGGAGTCAATGAATATTCACAAACCATTAGCACCGCACCCGCAAGACTTGGGGAAGTAGCTCGATCCTGACCGGAAGGCGTCCCGGAGTCTCACCATCCACTTCCAAAAGAATGTTATCCGTTTGGCGAACCGGAAGGGCCCGAATCGTTCGACCTTGAATTAATGCCATCTTTTCCATCGAAAGATGAGTTCCCGAATAGAGCCGGTAAGATTTTAGCAGTAACTCCATTGCGTGCATGTCCCCCGCGATCACCACATCAAAAAGACCATCATTTAGTTTTGCGTCCGGAGCGATGCGCATGCCGCCACCAAAAGATGGGCCATTCGCAACGCACACGATGATGATTTTGATTCTTTTCGGAGTCTGATCATCCACCTGCAAGGATATCTCAGGCGTTTCAAAGTTCATCATGGTGCGCATCGTTGCGGTCGCATAAGTGAGAGTGCCTCCAAGCAATTTTCCGGAGCGATTCGCGCGGCTGGCAACAGCGCCGCTCATCCCGAACGAAGCGGTATTCACGAAAAATCGCGTGCGCTCATTTCCCTGATGATCGACGTACGCTAACTTTCCCGCATCCATCAGATGGTCTTGAGCATTCCTTAAATGTTTGGTCGCTTCCACAAAACCGGCAGGTATTTTGAGTGTGCGACGAAAATCACCGCCGCTTCCACCGGGCAACAGTCCCAGTGCAGTACCTGATGTTGCTTTGAGAATTCCGTTGGCAACTTCCGAAACCGTTCCATCACCTCCCACTGCAACAATGAGCTCTCGCCCTTTTCTGGCCTGCTCCTCCGCAAGCTCCATCCCGTGCCCGGGTTCCTTCGTGAATTCGCACTCGAACGGCCCGAAATGCGTACGGATCGCATCCGCGTGAGAAGCCCACCGGCGCTCCGTCATACCGCGCCCTGATTTCGGATTTACTATGATGTAGGGAAGATGTGACATCATGGATCGATCGGATTATTCTAATACGAAGTAGCGCGGACGTCCCGTCTGCGCAAATCTCGCCGGCGAGACGCCCGAGCTACTTTGCATTGGGAGGGTTTGATGTACGAGATTGGAATGGAAATAGAAGCCTGGTGCGGGCAATGCAAGGTCTATCGGCGTTCTGCGATAACAACCTTGAATGCGGACGGTTCCATTGACCGTGTCTCGTGTCTCTACTGCAACTCGTCACGCAATTACCGGCCCCCGGCAGATGAAAAAGCTTCTGAGCCATCGGAACCGGTCACGGTCGAGGAAGATCACCTGACGGCGCTCATCAGAGCAGTATTACGGGAAGAGCTCGAACTCGGTTCATCGAAAATTGCCGAAAAATGGATTGGCGGTAAGCTCATTCTGCGTCCCGGAAAACCCGGATTGCAAGAAAAGGAAGTGCCCATCGACGCCTTCTTCCACAAAATTATTATGCTGCGAGACCGGCTTCGGGTGCTGGAACAGCAGATCAATGCAAACGACAAACTATCAGAGCCGGAAAAAATCCAGTTTCAACAGTACATAACGCGATGTTATGGTAGTCTGACCACTTTCAATATATTTTTTAAAGAGCAGAAAGATCAGTTCGTGGGCCAGAAATCTGATTAAATAACCGCCAAGGCGCCAAGACGCCAAGAATATATTTAAAGATTTCTTGGCTTAACTTGGCGAACTTCGCGCCTTGGCGTTTAAATTTAAAATCGTGCTAAGATGTGACACGAAATGCACAGAGATAAGATCATCATCAAAGGGCTACATTGTTCGGTCCGGCTTGGAGTCAAGAAGGAAGAACAGGAAGTCAAACGGAACTGCGAGCTGGATTTCTGGATCTATTACGATCTTTCGGCTGCAGGACGTTCCGATGATCTCGATCTAACTGTCAATTACAGCAAAGTCATCGACATCGTGCAGAGCCTATCGCAGACCGTCCAATACAAGCTTCTTGAATCTTTTGCCTTTCGCCTGTTTGAAGAGATTTTCCGGAACACAACCGCGCGCAGGATCCGTTTGCGAGTTAAGAAAATGAATCCTCCAATCGAGGCCCGGTTTCAATACGTGGGTGTCGAGCTTGTTCGCAACAGGGAAGAATTTATCCGGGAAGAAGGAAAATGAAGTTGATTCAAACACCGCAACCGGCCCGTTTAAAAGAAGTACCGCGCGCGTCTCACCCTCAGATTGCGATTGACGAAGCTGGCGAGACACTGGGAGTGCAGCCGCATTGGATTCGCGGGAAAGCTTTGATTTTCTGGGATCCCAAACGGCCTGATAAGAAATTGGATGCGATTGATACCGATCAAATCACGCCCGCCAAATACTGCGTGTCGGAAACACTCGATCAGCTGGATGAAAAGTGGAAGGAGGGGGCGTTCCGTTATTTAATGCCGGAATTTCGCGAAAGAGTTCATCGCGGCGAAACATTTCTGATCGCAGGAGATCGATTCGGCATCGGATCCTCCCGTGAAATGAGTCCTGCGGGACTCAAAGCTGTTGCGGAAGAAGTAGGCAAAGAACTTGTCATCGTTTGCGGGCACAACATGGGCGATATTTTCCGGCGCAATGCGTTCAACCTGGGTCTTGAAGTTGTGCAGTGTCCGGAAGCTGTCGAAGATGCGCAAGAGGGTGACGATCTTGCGTTTGATGTGACGAGCCGGAAACTGATCAATGAAACTCAAAAGAAACAATATGAGTCGGTTCCGCTTACTCCGAAAGAAGATGAGATCCGGCGCACCGGTGGAATTTTTGTAATGGGGCGTCGCGAGTTCGCAGAATCCGCGCGCACCGCGCCACGCATAGAGTGGCCGGATCCCCACATCGCGCGTGGCTTAACGACCACGGAACAAATTGTCTGGGCACATCGCGTGGATAAGAGCGCGGAAGTCCAACCGGGCGCCACTCTTCGAGTTTATGCTGACCTGCTTCCGGCCTCCGATGGAACTGCGCCCTTTGCCATTCATACTTTCAATCAGATCACAGGCGGAAACAGAATCTATCCGCGCCAGGCGGCGGTAGCAAACGATCATTTTGTTTTTACCGGCAAACAAGAAGACGAAAATCAGACTTCCATATCGCGCGCGTTTGCTGAATTGAATGAAATGAAGAAGCCGTACTATGCAACGCCAGGCGATGGCATTTTTCATTTCTATTTTCCTGAACAGGGGCTCGTGGTTCCAGGCCAATTCATTCCGGGCGCTGATTCGCACAGTCGCGCATATGGAGCGTATGGCGCGGTGGGTTATGGAGTTGGCTCTACGACTCTCGGTTTTGGCTGGTCTACAGGTTACGTTTACTTCACGCTAGCGAAAGCGCGACGCGTTGTTTTCTCGGGACGATTGCAGCCGTGGGTCAGTGGAAAGGATATTGTGTTGAAACTGCTGGAGCGATGGGGAACAAAACAATCACAGGGAATGTCGGTGGAATTTGTGGACACCGAAAAACAATTGCCCGTTGCGTATCGAAACACGATTGCAAACATGATGGCGGAAGCCGAAGCACAAAATGGAATTTTCGTGGCAGATGAAATTACTTATGAGTGGTACAGGTCCAAAGGTATGCTGGAGCTTCCCCATCCTCACGTCCAACCGGGTGAGAATGCGCATTATGAAATCAATGAAATCCTGGATCTATCAGATGTAGTTCCGATGATTGCAAAACCTTATAGCCCAGGAAACGCATTTCCTGCCGAAGAAGTGGCGCGCGAAAAGATTCCGTTTGACAAGGCTTACATCGGCTCCTGCACCAACGGCAGCTATGATGATCTTTTGCAGGCTGCGCTGGTGCTGTTTGCCGCGCGCAAAACCGGAGTCAAACAGGCCGCCCGGGATTTTGTAATTTTTCCAGGATCACGCGGCGTGAAAGTAGCGATTGAAAATCCGGATCCGCGTCTTGATGGAGAATCGATCGCGCAAGTGTTGCGCTCGGTGGGAGGGTTGATCCGGGATTCCTGGTGCGGTCCTTGCTTCGGACAGGGTGAAGACGCCTTGAAAAAGGGCGAACGCGCAATCACTTCTTTCAACCGCAACTGGCAAAATAGAATGGGAGTCGGCGGTGAAGGGTTTCTGGCGAGTCCAGCCGTTGTTGCCGCATCCGCGCTGCTCGGCTACATGGCCCCACCGAGCGAACTTCGAATAGCGTGGGACCCTGCACTCTACGGCGTTTAAACAGAGTAGCGCGGGCGTCCCGCCTGCGTAATTTTGGAGGTTTTATGCCTATCGAATCCATCAATCCAGCCACCGGCGAACTGATCCGCAGTTATCCTGAAATGACTCCACAACAGTTCAACGAAATCATCGAATCTTCTCATCGCACATTTTCGGAATGGAAACAGACTCCCTTTTCTCATCGCGCTCCGTTGATGAAGAAAGCAGGTGAAATTCTGAAGAGCAAGAAAGAGGAATTCGCAAGAATGATGACCCTCGAAATGGGAAAAACGGTCGCGCAGGGGCACGCGGAAGTGGAGAAATGCTCATGGGTCTGCGATTACTATGCAGATCATGCGGAAAGGTTTCTCACGCCTGAAATTGTTCAGACTGATGCATCTAAAAGTTTCGTCGCTTTTCAGCCACTTGGAGTGGTGCTTGCGATCATGCCCTGGAATTTTCCTTTCTGGCAAGTATTTCGATTTGCCGCTCCCGCGCTAATGGCGGGAAATTCCGGACTTCTAAAACATGCTTCGAATGTTTCAGGATGCGCTCTGCAGATCGAACAGATATTTCGTGATGCAGGATTTCCGCCGGATCTGTTCCGCGCATTGCTTGTTGCGGGTTCGAGGGTTTCCGCCGTGATTGAACATCCACACGTAAAAGCTGTCACGCTTACCGGCAGCACACCGGCCGGAAAATCAGTCGCTGAAAAATCCGGATCTTTGTTGAAAAAAACTGTTTTGGAATTGGGCGGTAGCGATCCTTACATCATCCTGGAAGACGCAAACCTGGAATCAACGGTCGACACATGCGTTACCTCAAGGTTGATCAACGCAGGACAAAGTTGTATTGCGGCCAAACGATTTATCGTTGTTGAAAGTCTCCGCAAAAAATTTGAGGAGATGTTTGTTCAAAAGATGAGAGCGAAACGGATGGGCGACCCAATGGAGCCGGGCCTGGATCTGGGTCCACAGGCGAAAGAGGATCTTCGTAATGATCTGCACAAACAGGTGCAACAAAGCATTGAAATGGGCGCGCGCGTTTTGCTGGGCGCTCAACTTCCCGATGGGAAAGGCGCTTACTATCCGCCGACCGTGCTAACAGATGTGAAAAAAGGAATGCCCGCGCACGATGAAGAATTATTTGGTCCGGTGGCTGCCATCATTTCTGCAAAAGATGAAGAGGATGCCATCCGGATCGCAAACGATTCCCCGTTTGGTCTGGGCGCTGCAGTTTTTACTCAGGACATTGCTCGCGGCGAACGGATCGCTGCGGAGAAAATCGAAGCCGGTTGTTGTTTTGTGAATGCGTTTGTCAAATCGGATCCGCGGCTCCCCTTTGGCGGCATCAAAGAATCCGGCTACGGACGCGAGCTCTCACATTTCGGCATCCGCGAGTTTGTGAATATAAAAACAGTGTACATTAAGTAGGGGCAGGCCTTGTGCCTGCCCTTAAAGGGCGACCACAAGGGTCGCCCCTACGGTGGCGTACAGGTTGCGAGCGTTGCAAACGGATCCACTTCTTCTGTTTGCAGTTTCACGCGGCAGCGAACCCAAATGTCGTTTTCAATGATGAGAATTGTCCAATCTCCAGTCATTTTCGAGTGTGTTGCAAGAATGAGCCTTCCCGGAGATTCCGCCAGCACGTAGCCCTGATATTGACCAAGCCCTACGCGAGTTGTCGAGAAATCGCCATCAAAAGGCCCTTCCACAACGATCGGGCCTCCCGCCTTTGCGCGAGAGCTGATTTGAAAACGCAAATACGGAATTTCGATGTTCGGTTGAGCCTCCCTCGGTTGCTTCTCCCTCTGCAGCTCGGAGCTAACACCATCGCCCGTTTCCACTAATACATTAGCAGGAACCTGTATTTGATGTTTAGCGCGAACGATCTCATTTCCCCACGGGTCGTTCAATATAAGCTCAAACTGCTGCGGCAAATTCCATTTCTGCAGCGCTCCATCCGGGACCACCGGCGATCCAACCGCGGTAAGCAGATAGAGACTGGCACTCGATGCAGGCGTTGCCTGAATTCTGCCGGACACCGTCTCTCCCGGTTTGGCGCTTGCAGGAAAACTCATCACAAATGTACCCTCAGGCACAATGAGTCTTACAAGAGTGATCCCCTGCGATGTATGCGTGTCGCTTCGGAAACGGCCCGACTTCAAAAGGAACGGCCACAAACGCTTCATCGCCGAACGCAAGTTCTGCTGAAACGTTTGTGATTCGGAAGCTCCATACTTATAAAGGGTGCTCCGGATTTGAAGCAGTAATCCCAGTGAATTTGTTACTGCTCCGGCCTGCCATAAATCCCGAACCTGATTCATTTGCTTCCGCACTTTTTTCAGTGGCGCTTTGATCGATTTGTTCCTTGTAAGCTTTTCTGTGCTCGCAATTAATCTTTCGATGGACCTCAGTTCCAGAACCGACGTGTCTTGAGCATAAGAAAGGCTTGAGCAGCTGAAAAGAAAACAAAGCAAAACTACAAAGCGTTTCATAAAAGTCTCAAGGATATAGTTTGTAACGCCGGCATCCTGCCGGCAAGGTTTGGGCCGGAGGCCAGCGTTACAAAAAAAGCGGATTTAGCACGAGTTCAGACTTTCAAGTCTCGAGATGCTGAACCTTATTGTTCATTGTGCATGATTGTTTCAGCCATTCGTGTGGATTGTTCAGGATAAAGTTGCGCGAGAACGGAGCACATCTTGATCGCGGCATTTGGATCTGAGGCACAGGGAGCCAGCAACTTTTTGAGATTCTCCTTATCGTTTGCCACGGCCAGTGCGGCTGCAATTTCGGGAAGATGGATACTCCGGTCAATCATGATTTTCTCAGATGTCTGAATCGCCTTTGTTTCAACGCCTCGGCCGAACCGGACTTCACTGCCGCTTCGGCAGCTTGCAGAAACGTTTTCCTGGAAGCTTCCATTTGTCCCGCTTATGCTTGCATCACCGCGATTAGCCGAAGCCCATGAATCCGGTGCTCTTCATATTGAAGATTCTTGATGGATCTTTCCGCTTCCATGATATTCACAGAAGCAGATGCAGCGTCGCCGGCCTTCAATTGACAGCGAGCAACACCCAATAGGGCTTGAAGTCGATCGTACTCCCGTTGAATTTTGGCAGCAGCTTAATCTCTGACATCTTTTTCGCATATGCAAGGAGAGACTCTGCCATTGCTCCAGCATCATCATTCTTTGCAGCTCGCAGCAATTCGGACTGCAGTTCGTCAAGGGACCGATCCGAAAGCATCATTCCATAATTCCGCTATTTCATTAGTTCATTAGATATGGAAATTATCCCCCTTGTTACACGAGCTCGGTCACGTGGCTGGCGAATGGTCAATCTAGTGGTGATGCTCTGTTCCCTTTTTCTTTTTCATCTCCTCCATCTTCTGCATCATCATAGAGTTGAACTTTTCATATTGCTCGCTGTCCACCTCAAAGTTTGTGAACATGTAATTGGAGCCCTGACTATTCCAGTTCTGCGATGCATCGGTGTACTTGAACGCATCGGTTGTTCCTTGCTGGAATTCCGCGCGAATTGGGTCCGCTCCGGGTGCGTTACTGATCTTCGGAGTCCCACCAAGTCCGCCTTCCATTAAATGCGCGGAGAATGTTCCGACCTCTCCGATAGTGATTTGGTGAACGTTGCCATCGATTTTACGCGTAATCGGAACGTACAGAACCTTCACGTTGGCGGATGCCTTCGACATAATCATCCAGGAGATTTCTTCCAGCGCTTTTCGTTGCTCGGCATTCGCCTTTTCATCAATATAGGAGTAGTCAAATACCCAGTTTCCAAACGCATCCATCATTGCCTGGCCATCCGGACTTTGTCCCGTCCGGGCAAAAGCAAGACCATCCAGCGACGCATCTCCGTACTTGCCCTTGGTAATGAAATACACCAGTTGGCCACCACAATTCATATGGGTCGGCTTTGAACCAAACCAGCACGGACAAGCCGCGTTACACTTGCAGGCTTCTTCCAACTGCCCTGCTATTTTCCAATACACTTTCTTTGATTCGGCTGGTTTCTCTTCCGCCATCAACGAAACAGCGGCAAAAGCGACAACGACCGAGACAAATATCAACAGAACAAACTTGCAATATAGATTCATAGCGACCTCCTTTCTCTGTCTCAAGGATATAATAGAAATCTTGTTTTTTCGAACCAAATGCGACATTAAAGGGAGAGTTATGACAACTTCTATCAAACGAGCCTGGATTTTAGCGATTCTATTTTTTCCTTTGTATGTATTCTCAGATGCAAAGGTTCCATTCGCAAAGGAGAAGCAGATTGCTGTTGCTTCCGTAGAAGCCCATCAGAAGGATTTGATTGAAATGAGCGATCAGATCTGGCGTTTTGCGGAAACCGCTCTGCGTGAAACGAAATCCTCGAAAGTCCTTGCGGATTACGCCGAACAGGAAGGATTCAAAGTCGAAAGAGGTATTGCAGGAATGCCAACAGCGTTTGTTGCAACATTTGGCGAAGGCAAGCCAATTATCGGTATCCTGGGAGAGTTCGATGCCCTGCCCGGGATTTCGCAAAAAGCATCATCCCAAAAAGAGCCACTGGAAGCGGGGGCCGCCGGGCACGGATGCGGACACAATCTTTTCGGCGCGGCAAGTCTTGGAGCCGCAATTGCCATCAAAGAGTTGATCGAGGCAGGCAAGCTCAAAGGAACGGTCAGGTATTACGGAACGCCTGCCGAAGAAGCAATCGGCGGAAAAGCCTACATGGCGCGCGACGGCATGTTTCAGGATCTGGATATTTGTCTGGCGTGGCATCCATCGACCGAAACGGCGAGTGATACCGATAGCAGTCAGGCGATTGTAGATTTTGCAGTTGAATTCAAAGGCAAAGCTTCGCACGCAGCTTTCGATCCATGGAACGGACGCAGCGCGCTCGATGCTCTTGAAATTTTTACGCACGCACTCAATCTCATGCGGGAACACGTCAAACCAACGGTGCGCATGCATTATGTCATCCAGAAAGGCGGTGACGTGCCAAACGTAATTCCGGAATACAGCAGGCTCTGGTGCTGGGTTCGCGATTCGACGCGGACAGGCGTCGAACCCCTGCTAGAACGTGTGCGTAAAATCGCTGAAGGAGCGGCGCTAGCCGCTGGTGTCGAATCAAAATTCACGGTTCAAAGCGGATCCTATGAAATGCTCGTGAATTTCACAGGCCAGAAAACTTTATTCAATAATTTGCAATGGCTCGGACCGCTAAAATTCACCGAAGAAGAGCAACAATTTGCTCGCGCGATTCAAAAAGCAACGGGAGTTCCTGAAAAGGGTTTAACTTCAGATGTCAAAGCATTCAACGATCAACCTCGCGATCCACAAGGCGGTTCCACAGATGTTGGCGATGTCAGCTGGATCACACCGACGGTTCATCTTTCCGTTACCACAGCGCCCGCCGAAGCTCCCTGGCACGCATGGCCCGTTGTTGCCTGTGGCGGGATGTCCATCGGACACAAAGGACTGGTTTACGCAGCAAAAGCTCTCGCTGCAACCGCGGTGGATTTTTACCTGGATCCTACACAAAGGGAAAAAGTGCGGAAAGAATTCGCCGAACAAACAAAGGGCACAACTTATAAAGGATACGTTCCTGATGGTCCACCGCCGGTTCCGGAGGATGCAAAATGAAAGAAGTGAAGCGCATTTTAGATCAATTAAAACGTTCGTTCGAAGGAGAAGCATGGCACGGACCCTCTGTGCGCGAAGTGCTGGCGAACGTAAATGCTGAAAAGGCGCTGGCACATCCTGTCCCGGCGGCTCACAGCATCTGGGAAATCACTCTTCATGTTGCCGCGTGGCAGCATTATGTATGCAAGCGGTTGGAAGGCGACCCCTTCGAAGCCACACCCGAACAGGATTGGCCGCCGATCGCTTCCAAAGATGACGAGGGCTGGCAAAATTCATTGCAGAAACTGGAAGAAGGTTACCAAAAACTGGTTGCCGAAATTTCACGCCTGAGCGATCAGGATCTGGATGAAAAGGAAGTTCCCGGGAAACAATATAGTCTCTACTTCATGATTCATGGAGTCATTCAGCATAATCTGTTTCATGCAGGCCAGATCTCGTTGCTCAAACGAGCTTAATTTTTAACGCAGGGACGCAGAGAATAAAAAGAAATAAATATTTTTCTCTGTGTCTCTGCGACTCTGCGCCTCTGCGTTAAGCGCTCAGGAATTCGTGCAGTAAACGGTGGAAATGGTGGACGCCGTTTTCGCGTTTCACGGACAAACGGCCTTGCTGGTAACTTTCCGATTGCAGACCTCGCTGGACTTGCGTGCATAGCTCGATGTCTTCCTGCTGTATCTGATCGCTGAAACCAATCGATTGCTGCAACGACTCCCAGCCTTCCCCTGTCCCAGGACCAAGAAAAAACCATTCGAAAATCGTGAGAGTCTTGTCCACATCGACCGGTAAAATGATATTCGCTTGCAGATTGTCGGGATAAATATTGATCATGAAGTTCGGAAAGATCCAGTAGTACAACGCCCTGGATTCCGTTTCCGTTCGCACATATCTGCGGTCACGACCAAGCATCTCCCCTTCCTTTGCAGGACGTATCGGAGCATGCGAGGACGCGTAATAGCGAAAAGTATCGACTCTGTACTGTGCATAATCAATTTCTCTGAACAAACCGGGATGAGCCATCGGAATGTGATAACCCTCAAGATAATTATCGATGTAAACTTTCCAGTTACAGGGAACGATATAATCTCTTCGCTCGATAAACTGCATCCGATCCACTGGAAAACCTTCGCGCTGCACCTCCACTGGAATCTTCCCCAGAATTTCCGTAAAGGATGGCGCTTCCCCGCCGAGATTCACGAAAACATACGGACCCCATGTTTCCACGGGAAGATGCGGCAAACACACTTCTGACTGATTCCAATCCTGCACTCCTTCAAACTCCGGAGCAGCCAACAACTCGCCGTTCAGCGAATAGGTCCAGCCGTGATAAGGGCACTGAAGACTTTTGCGATTCCCTTTGCCGGAAGCCACCGGATGCGCGCGGTGCCGGCAAACATTCGAAAATGCTTGCAGTTTACCGTCTTGTGAGCGCGTGATCACCACCGGTTCCCCCTGCACTTCGAAAGCCAGATAATCACCCGGTCTCGAGACTTCGTTGATATGTCCGGCGGGCTGCCATGTTTTCCAGAAAATTTTTCTACGCTCTTCCTGTAAGAATTGCGGATCAGCATACCATCGCCGCGGGATTGTAGTTGCGCGCGATAAATCGTTGGTTACTTTATAATCCTTCAGATCCAACGGGAAACCTCCTCTTCAAGAAATCCGCAACTACCTGTTTCACATCGCGGTGTTCAACGTCCACGGCGTAGTTCATCTGTCTCATTTCCTTTTCGGTAATTTTTCCTCCGAGTTGATTGAGAGCTTCCCGCAAGCCTGGAAATCTTTTTAGAGTGTCTATTCTTACAACGGGCGCTGCCTGATAAGGAGGAAAATAATATCTATCATCTTCCAGCACAAACAGATCCAATTTCGCAATTAAGCCGTCCGTCGAATTTCCCGCGATGAAATCCACTTGTTTTTCAGCAACCGCTTTGTAAGTTAAGGTTAAATCCATGATTTTTGGCGTTTCGGCAAACTTTAAACCATACCTGTCAGAAAGTCCGGGAAAACCATCTTTCCGTTCCATGAATTCGTATCCAAAACCAGCTTTCCATTGCGGCGTATATTTTGCGCTTTCAGAAATCGTTTTAATCCCCAATCTGCGCGCATCCTCACCACGAATGATCATGGCAAATGTGTTGTTGAAACCAAGCGGAGATGTCCACTCGGCGCTAATCCCCCTATCACGATAAGCAGCTTTTGTTTCTGCAAGAACTTCTTTCGGATTATTTTTCGGTTCTCTTTTCAAAATGGCTGTATATGCAGTTCCCGTGTACTCGACGTAAACATCGATCTGCCCGGCGATGAGTGCGTTGTGACAGATGAATGTCCCGCCCAAATTCAATTTGCGTTCAACCGGAACCTTCAACGTCTGCTCAATGTGCTGCGACAACAGTTCACCCAGAATGACCTGTTCACTGAAATTCTTGGAAGCGACAACAAGTTCATCCTGCTTACTGCAAGAGAAGAGTACGAAGGCGAGAATTACGGATAAATATTTCACAAATTTTTACTCCAGCGTTTCTCGATTTTACCTAGACCAAAATCAACAGCTATTGCCAACAGCGCGGCCGGAACAGCGCCGGCTAGAATCAACGTATTGTTAACGGTGGAAAGTCCACG is a genomic window containing:
- a CDS encoding aconitase family protein, producing the protein MKLIQTPQPARLKEVPRASHPQIAIDEAGETLGVQPHWIRGKALIFWDPKRPDKKLDAIDTDQITPAKYCVSETLDQLDEKWKEGAFRYLMPEFRERVHRGETFLIAGDRFGIGSSREMSPAGLKAVAEEVGKELVIVCGHNMGDIFRRNAFNLGLEVVQCPEAVEDAQEGDDLAFDVTSRKLINETQKKQYESVPLTPKEDEIRRTGGIFVMGRREFAESARTAPRIEWPDPHIARGLTTTEQIVWAHRVDKSAEVQPGATLRVYADLLPASDGTAPFAIHTFNQITGGNRIYPRQAAVANDHFVFTGKQEDENQTSISRAFAELNEMKKPYYATPGDGIFHFYFPEQGLVVPGQFIPGADSHSRAYGAYGAVGYGVGSTTLGFGWSTGYVYFTLAKARRVVFSGRLQPWVSGKDIVLKLLERWGTKQSQGMSVEFVDTEKQLPVAYRNTIANMMAEAEAQNGIFVADEITYEWYRSKGMLELPHPHVQPGENAHYEINEILDLSDVVPMIAKPYSPGNAFPAEEVAREKIPFDKAYIGSCTNGSYDDLLQAALVLFAARKTGVKQAARDFVIFPGSRGVKVAIENPDPRLDGESIAQVLRSVGGLIRDSWCGPCFGQGEDALKKGERAITSFNRNWQNRMGVGGEGFLASPAVVAASALLGYMAPPSELRIAWDPALYGV
- a CDS encoding diacylglycerol kinase family lipid kinase; this translates as MMSHLPYIIVNPKSGRGMTERRWASHADAIRTHFGPFECEFTKEPGHGMELAEEQARKGRELIVAVGGDGTVSEVANGILKATSGTALGLLPGGSGGDFRRTLKIPAGFVEATKHLRNAQDHLMDAGKLAYVDHQGNERTRFFVNTASFGMSGAVASRANRSGKLLGGTLTYATATMRTMMNFETPEISLQVDDQTPKRIKIIIVCVANGPSFGGGMRIAPDAKLNDGLFDVVIAGDMHAMELLLKSYRLYSGTHLSMEKMALIQGRTIRALPVRQTDNILLEVDGETPGRLPVRIELLPQVLRVRC
- a CDS encoding M20/M25/M40 family metallo-hydrolase, with the translated sequence MKKAICCLMLGLAVFAQSAEEVDLSVVHQIKKESFQNGKVMDHMFSLTDLNGPRLSGSPEYKSAADWAVGKLKEWGITSAGLESWGKFGRGWSLKKFEAHIVQPFYTPISGFPHAWSEGTAGRIKAEVVYAPVFFPWEDDMRRDPSKVIERVKQYAQKNKGKFRGKIVLTDPRRSHDQPTASPSERYDEEDLSSVSEHEQPYPFDAIQWPITSLPEDPKERDRFMDSLPLEIEADFWEQQQKALDTLIIFLREEGAVANFTMSSRGIGGTFYAIEAGSHKATSPASIASIAVQREQYGRIVRLVEKNIPVVVEMEMNVDFPPEEVEGWNVIAEIPGGSKKQEVVILGAHLDSWHSGTGATDNAAGCAVVLEAMRVLKTLNLKMDRTVRMGLWGGEEQALYGSRGYVAKHFADPVTMKLHPEHAKISGYFNLDNGTGRIRGIYLQGNDMTRPIFKEWFEPFADLKAETITIRNTSGTDHLSFDAVGIPGFQFIQDPLEYDERTHHSNIDVYDHIEPADLMQASAIMATFVYNTSTRPELLPRKPLPKPLPPKKQ
- the folB gene encoding dihydroneopterin aldolase, whose translation is MHRDKIIIKGLHCSVRLGVKKEEQEVKRNCELDFWIYYDLSAAGRSDDLDLTVNYSKVIDIVQSLSQTVQYKLLESFAFRLFEEIFRNTTARRIRLRVKKMNPPIEARFQYVGVELVRNREEFIREEGK